A genomic stretch from Acropora palmata chromosome 13, jaAcrPala1.3, whole genome shotgun sequence includes:
- the LOC141864560 gene encoding D-inositol 3-phosphate glycosyltransferase-like isoform X1, translated as MSMLTRDGNFPSTSSATSQDAQESRFTGQSPISALKVTLLSSEWRSTKGGLSTINRELAIQLAKHSNVEVSMYLPQCSEEDKRAAAVHNVCIIEAKEKPGYDPIDWLATIPRDHEMDFVIGHGIHLGRQVALIKEVHQECKWIQVVHTDPEELGMFKNYADSIAKGEEKHQAEVGLCKLAEQVVAIGPKLEEAFSCYLRSCGKDQDVLNLTPGIFSEFANVTLAAEERRGFPVLVFGRGDGEDFYLKGYDIAARAVAELCKHEPHLFKLVFVGAPKGEEEKVKEMLLKEGIAASQLIVRSYKEREQLAAQFCEADLAIMPSRSEGFGLAALEALSAGRPVLVSGNSGLGDALKELPFGSSCVVNSEDASEWAKAIRTIHDKKRKLRLREAVKVRESYAEEYQWEEECRRLVERMLNVVQGTQGKQPATKTTRQDSLFTGKHSEIAMRSESCVEPTQSGIFYAEC; from the exons ATGTCGATGCTGACAAGG GATGGCAACTTTCCCAGCACCTCAAGTGCCACATCACAGGATGCCCAAGAAAGCCGTTTCACAGGCCAGTCTCCAATCTCTGCTCTGAAAGTTACGCTTTTGAGCAGTGAATGGAGATCTACAAAGGGAGGCCTGTCAACCATTAACAGGGAGCTTGCCATTCAGTTGGCAAAACACAGCAATGTAGAAGTCAGTATGTATCTTCCTCAATGCAGTGAGGAAGATAAAAGAGCAGCTGCTGTGCACAATGTTTGCATCATTGAGGCAAAGGAGAAACCTGGATATGATCCAATTGACTGGTTGGCCACTATTCCAAGAGATCATGAAATGGACTTTGTGATAGGCCATGGAATCCATCTTGGACGACAGGTTGCTCTCATTAAAGAGGTACACCAGGAGTGCAAATGGATTCAGGTTGTTCATACTGACCCTGAAGAGCTTGGAATGTTCAAGAACTATGCTGATTCCATTGCCAAAGGGGAGGAAAAGCACCAAGCAGAGGTGGGTCTTTGTAAATTAGCTGAACAAGTTGTGGCCATTGGACCTAAACTAGAGGAAGCCTTCTCCTGCTACTTGCGATCTTGTGGGAAGGATCAAGATGTCTTGAATCTGACTCCGGGCATCTTCTCTGAGTTTGCTAATGTAACTCTAGCTGCTGAGGAAAGAAGAGGATTTCCTGTTTTAGTCTTTGGGCGTGGTGACGGGGAAGATTTCTATTTGAAAGGTTATGACATCGCTGCCCGTGCGGTTGCTGAGCTCTGCAAACATGAGCCACACCTCTTCAAACTTGTATTTGTTGGTGCGCCAAAAGGAGAAGAGgagaaagttaaagaaatgttGTTGAAAGAAGGCATTGCAGCAAGTCAACTAATTGTACGCAGTTATAAGGAAAGAGAGCAGCTTGCTGCACAATTTTGTGAAGCGGATCTCGCCATAATGCCATCAAGAAGTGAGGGCTTTGGATTGGCTGCACTTGAAGCTTTGTCTGCTGGTCGGCCTGTGCTTGTCAGTGGTAATTCTGGTCTTGGCGATGCCTTGAAAGAGTTGCCATTTGGTTCGAGCTGCGTTGTGAATTCAGAAGACGCAAGTGAGTGGGCTAAGGCAATCCGTACAATTCATGACAAGAAAAGGAAGCTACGGCTCAGGGAAGCTGTGAAGGTTCGTGAAAGCTACGCAGAGGAATACCAGTGGGAAGAAGAATGCAGGAGACTTGTAGAGAGGATGCTTAATGTTGTTCAAG GAACTCAAGGGAAACAAcctgcaacaaaaacaacgagACAAGATTCATTGTTTACAGGCAAACACTCTGAAATTGCTATGAGATCTGAGAGCTGTGTAGAACCCACCCAAAGTGGAATTTTTTATGCAG agTGCTAA
- the LOC141864560 gene encoding D-inositol 3-phosphate glycosyltransferase-like isoform X2 has translation MSMLTRDGNFPSTSSATSQDAQESRFTGQSPISALKVTLLSSEWRSTKGGLSTINRELAIQLAKHSNVEVSMYLPQCSEEDKRAAAVHNVCIIEAKEKPGYDPIDWLATIPRDHEMDFVIGHGIHLGRQVALIKEVHQECKWIQVVHTDPEELGMFKNYADSIAKGEEKHQAEVGLCKLAEQVVAIGPKLEEAFSCYLRSCGKDQDVLNLTPGIFSEFANVTLAAEERRGFPVLVFGRGDGEDFYLKGYDIAARAVAELCKHEPHLFKLVFVGAPKGEEEKVKEMLLKEGIAASQLIVRSYKEREQLAAQFCEADLAIMPSRSEGFGLAALEALSAGRPVLVSGNSGLGDALKELPFGSSCVVNSEDASEWAKAIRTIHDKKRKLRLREAVKVRESYAEEYQWEEECRRLVERMLNVVQEC, from the exons ATGTCGATGCTGACAAGG GATGGCAACTTTCCCAGCACCTCAAGTGCCACATCACAGGATGCCCAAGAAAGCCGTTTCACAGGCCAGTCTCCAATCTCTGCTCTGAAAGTTACGCTTTTGAGCAGTGAATGGAGATCTACAAAGGGAGGCCTGTCAACCATTAACAGGGAGCTTGCCATTCAGTTGGCAAAACACAGCAATGTAGAAGTCAGTATGTATCTTCCTCAATGCAGTGAGGAAGATAAAAGAGCAGCTGCTGTGCACAATGTTTGCATCATTGAGGCAAAGGAGAAACCTGGATATGATCCAATTGACTGGTTGGCCACTATTCCAAGAGATCATGAAATGGACTTTGTGATAGGCCATGGAATCCATCTTGGACGACAGGTTGCTCTCATTAAAGAGGTACACCAGGAGTGCAAATGGATTCAGGTTGTTCATACTGACCCTGAAGAGCTTGGAATGTTCAAGAACTATGCTGATTCCATTGCCAAAGGGGAGGAAAAGCACCAAGCAGAGGTGGGTCTTTGTAAATTAGCTGAACAAGTTGTGGCCATTGGACCTAAACTAGAGGAAGCCTTCTCCTGCTACTTGCGATCTTGTGGGAAGGATCAAGATGTCTTGAATCTGACTCCGGGCATCTTCTCTGAGTTTGCTAATGTAACTCTAGCTGCTGAGGAAAGAAGAGGATTTCCTGTTTTAGTCTTTGGGCGTGGTGACGGGGAAGATTTCTATTTGAAAGGTTATGACATCGCTGCCCGTGCGGTTGCTGAGCTCTGCAAACATGAGCCACACCTCTTCAAACTTGTATTTGTTGGTGCGCCAAAAGGAGAAGAGgagaaagttaaagaaatgttGTTGAAAGAAGGCATTGCAGCAAGTCAACTAATTGTACGCAGTTATAAGGAAAGAGAGCAGCTTGCTGCACAATTTTGTGAAGCGGATCTCGCCATAATGCCATCAAGAAGTGAGGGCTTTGGATTGGCTGCACTTGAAGCTTTGTCTGCTGGTCGGCCTGTGCTTGTCAGTGGTAATTCTGGTCTTGGCGATGCCTTGAAAGAGTTGCCATTTGGTTCGAGCTGCGTTGTGAATTCAGAAGACGCAAGTGAGTGGGCTAAGGCAATCCGTACAATTCATGACAAGAAAAGGAAGCTACGGCTCAGGGAAGCTGTGAAGGTTCGTGAAAGCTACGCAGAGGAATACCAGTGGGAAGAAGAATGCAGGAGACTTGTAGAGAGGATGCTTAATGTTGTTCAAG agTGCTAA